The stretch of DNA CATACAATGCCTGCAGAAAATGAAGTACACGTGGCTAGGAATTTTCTTACGAAGATTTTGAGAAGTTCTATGAGGTATTGTGCACCTGTCTCACTGGTGACCCTCAATCTTATCCCTTCATGACCCTGTAGATGTTACCCATCAGCCTGTCTTACCCTGCCAGATCTCAGTGTTATCTCCTCTGCCGTGTGGCATCGTGTAGTTGTGGTGTTCATGTGCCGGATGGGGATTACCTGCTTTATCTGATTAGGGTGCTGTTATTTTCACTGGCCTCTGTAGAACTCACCAGCATTAACACAGCATCATTTGTGTCGTCCTGTGACGTGTTATGTACGATGATTATGTGTCTACAATAAGACGATGATATGATTGTGTTCCTTGAAAAACTAATTTCCCCCTCTTTCTCACATGCATATCAGGAAAACCCGCTTCAAAGGGTATGTGTCCTTCTGTATTGGTGATTGTTGTTAAATGATTGGGTTTAGTTGGGTAGTTAGAGATGTTACAATTCCAGAACTTTAAGGATAAAGCTCTGATTATAACGCTCAAAGATGCACAACATTCCTGAAATGTATGCTTTATTTCAACATGTCTATTTGCTTTACAGGAGGAATGAGTCTTCATGTAGGCCCCAATCTTGGCACTCCAAATCCACAGATAACCTCAACACAGATATTCCAAAATCTGAAGCCGACCCTGCAGCAGAATCTTCTTGGCAGACAAAATATGATGCAGGGTAAAGTTTATGTGGTATTGATGTAGTGTTGAATTTTGCCAGTGTTGTGGTAACAGTCTCAACAGATGTCTTTTTCCTTTTCTAGTTCACACTCCAAAGACTACACCAGCTGTTGGGGACAGGCAAATCTACGACAAGTATCCTGTCAGTTCAGCTCAGTGGGAAATATGGAAAGTGTAGAGCCTTTACCTCACGCTTTCTCAAAAGAATCACAGTCGGACAAGCCCAAGGCCGGGGCGGACAACCCAGTGGTTGAGAGGGGTCTCGGCAAACCTACGTCCGCTTATAGTGCATTATTGTCAGGCAAAACTGATCACGGTGCGCCTCGGGGTATGACCTCCACAGAAAGCATGTTTTACAGAGGCAGTCCAAATGAACTAGGAGTTACCAATGACTGCCATAAATACCTGCAGATTCCTATGAGTACAGGGGGACGTGTGAGTCCCAGCATGGAGGAGCACACTGGCTTTAAATTCTCCCCAACTGGGAGATCAAACCTTGGGCCTGTGTGGCATGTTCCTGAGAAGAAGCTGTCAACTGCTCAGGATCCTCTTGCACCTCCTCCTCCATTGCGTAGTGATAGTTTCACTGCGACCAGAGTTCATGAGAAAAGTTTGGTGGGAACTTTCCCTGAAGGACGTTCTGTATATTCACAACAGAAACCTCACTGCAGATCTGTTgaccaacagtttgaaaatatcCACACCAATGAAAGAGGATGTGAAGCACGGCATACTTATAACCCACCTccaaaaaaagactttcttcATCCATATCTATCAGTTGAGGACTACAACCCAAAACAGCTAAACCCTAACAAACTATTGTCCCTCTCAAGCACTGATGTAAGGCAAGGTCAGAACCCGTTTACATACGAGGTTCTGCATCAGAGACAGCATAGTGATGAGAGTCCCTTTTCAATGTACCCCAGTACAGCATGCACATCAAAGACCCAGAGTGTTGGGAACTACTACCTAAGTCTTCAACATTTGCCAACCAATTCAGGCAATCAAAACCAATCGAGAACCTCAACAGCCTTTGACCACAACCATGAAGGCCAGGCTCACTTCCGTTACTACTGCATCACTGCCCAGCAGCCATCCCTAGAATCCTCTACTATAACACAGGTATGGAAGGGAGATGAAAGGAGGACAGAAGCAGGGAGCACCCAGAGTGTTACTGATAAAAGCGTTGTTGGTTCTCAAAAGGTTATTAAGACAAAGTGTCCCCAACATTATCTTACTTTGCATGAGAACAAGCTACATGGTACAGCTACATGTCCTGGACCAAAATATGTCATTTCAAAATCCCGTTCtggggagagagaaagagataaagaaaaAAAGAGTAAAAATGGGATCGGTACGCAGGAGCTCTTCATGCATGAGCCAAACCACCAGACAgagcagaaaaaaaacatctccACTCATCACCAAGACAGTCCTTGGATCAGCAAGCAGGAGGAGAAAATTTGTCCACATAAGACCCCCTTGTTATACTCTTTGACCCAAGAGAGCAAGAAGATGGCAGAGAAATCTTTAGTAACAGCCAAAGGAGGAGTCCGTCAAGAATCTGATTCGATTGGTGGCAAGCTAGAAAGACGAAGTGACCGCTATGCCACCACTTTACGCAATGAGATCCAACAGAAGAAAGCTCAGCTGCAAAAAAGCAGAAGTGCAGCTAACTTGATCTGCTCAAATGAAATTGAAGAGGACTCTGTTGTCTGGAAGTCCAATGAGACCTCTACATCCTCATCTGATGGTTCTTTTACCAACACATACAAGGATCATCTAAAGGAAGCCCAAGCCAAAGTCCTGAAGGCTACATCTTTTATGAGGAAAGACTTGGAATTTTTTGGGAATGAAACTTTAACAGGACAACCTCCAAAAAACTTTGGGTGTGTTCATGGCCAGCTCACCCGTATTGGCGGACGTAAACGGTTTTCTATGGATAAGAAAATGCGTTCTTTCTCTGAACCAGAGAAAATCAATGAAGTAGGAGTTGAAGATAAGGCAGTTGGGTCCTTTGCGGATCGTTATAAATTCTTTGAGGGTTCTTGTAAACCGAATTTCCAAAAGCCCATTCTCAAGCAGTCTCTTCTCAGTCCCAGGGAAGACCACAATGAGAGAAAGACCACGCTAACAAGGGACAATGAGAAGATCTCTAAAGCTTCATTTAAACAGAGTAAATCAAACGATTCTTACCTTAATATTCAAGAGCAACAACGACTTGGGACATTTGCTGAATATGAGGCTACGTGGAACATGCTTAAGAACCCACTAGAAAGAAGAACCACAGGCAGATATCACTCAGCTGAAAACATTCTGGATTCAGGCATGGAAGAATCTAGCGGCACAATGTGCGTTCATGAAAGATCTCGATCTTCTCCATGTGCTGACATTCATGCTGAGGTATGAAGATAGACCACTACTTTATTTGTTTAGTTATGATTTCAACTTGTACGCAAGAAAGATATTGAGAGGTTACGGTTTCATTTGATACACCATGAATTCTTAGGGTAtataattttattgttttataataGCTGTACAGCCACATACTGTTGGCATTGATGACAGATGAATGTCATAAAATCTAGAAGATGGGACAGTCTGTCTTTCAGGTAAAATAATCTTCGGTATTTGTGTTAATGTATTGACTAAAACCATTTCAAAATTCTTTCAGAAAATCTCACTGCCACCCACCCTGACTCCTCTGGAATCTCCATCTGTACACAAGGACCAGAAGGAGAGTTATGTCTCAAGGTTAGGACCACTTATCTCCCTAAATTGCCTGTATTTTCATTATATGCGTTAATATTGAATACTTAACAAATAGGCAGAATTCTTGAGCCTGATAAAAGCATAGAAATCATCCTGATGTGACCTTAACTGGTCTATAATggtttagctggtctcccaggctAATCATCTGACTCTAACCAGCAAAACAGACCACCCTAACCAACTTTACCAGACTGGTCGATCAGCTAACCACCTCAAGGCTGTTTCAACCTTTTTCCTGAAATGAAGCCCTCTCTGATTTTAATTTCTGTGTTATCTGTCTAAAAGGGAACAGGGTCCATTTAGCATCTCTGAGCCAGTCACCCTGAGCACTCTAAAAAATGAAGCTGTGGACACCCTTCATTCATCCAACCAAAGACTCAGACCTGATTCCAGAGAGCTAACACGTCTATCCTCACATCATCTTCAGGTTCCTGTTTCTAAACAGAAAGTTCCAAAAAATAAGGGGCCTGAACCACAGACGTCCAGGCCGGACACTCCGACACAGCTGGAGATCCCATGTCCTTCGAGAACCACACAGGCAGCGCAACCCATTGCACAGGGGATCTCAGCGGTGAGGTTTAGACCCGCTTCCCCTGAGCCAACTCAAACCCCCCATTCATTTTGTTCCTCACTTTACCGTACAGAACCACTGGAAAGAGAAATGTGCCTGACTACAGTACCAGAGGACGGTCAGAAATCAGAGAGCAGGGAAGCTGTTTTAGGTCATTCCTCAATGTCTCCCCAACAGAACCTTGACTTGAGCAAAAGCCCATCTAATAGAAAATGCTCCCCGTCTCCTCTGTTATTTCTAGAGAGTCTACCAGATGAACCACCTGTGCAGAAAACAGATTCACACAGGTAACTTGAACATTTGATATAAAAGAAAATTATAAGAAATCCAATTTCCCACATTTGCTTTGCAGATATGCTGATTCAAGAGAGAGAAAATGGTCCTGGAAAAACTGAATTATGACTTTGTAaagtgttgtaataatgtatttGACCACAGGGTAAAAAAAAGTATATGACCCCTAGTTTGGCTAGATCTACATCTACATTTTAGTGTTTGTCACCATAACTAACTCAATTGTCTTCTCATGCAGTTGTAAGTTGAAGGAAACATCAGAGAAAAGCACTGCTGAGCAGATAGTACCCATACAGATCTTCTGCTCAGAAAATGATTCAGAGAAGGAAAGCAGAAACTATCTGCAACATGGTGAATCATCAGGAGGACATGAGGTGTCCACAACATCCCGAATGAAGAACAGCAAAACAGAGCAGAGTTCCTCAGAACAACAAACCAATGATGAGACAGAATCACTTGACACAGAGCCGAACAGGACCAGTGACCCAGCCGAACATTCTGCGGAGGACCTGAAACGAGAAGAACTGGCCAGAGACATTATGGGAAAAGACAAGAGTCTTGCGGACATTTTGGATCAAAGTAAGATGAAGACTACCATGGATCTGATGGAGGGGATCTTTCCTCATGGTGAGCAGCTCCTGGAAGGAGCACAGCAGAGAAAGAAATCCACAGTCAAACAGACAGctacaaaaaacacattacagAGGTACACAACATGTGATGGAGGAGTGAAGTGCATTAAGTATCTGTGAATGGGTATTTACATGAGATATTTCTGTTCTGGTGACCGTTATTCGTCAGAAGTTAACTAAACTAAACTCAGCGTATAATTGGCTTCTTTTATTGCAGGGTGGAGGAGAGTTTGGCTTCATCTGTGACATTACTGAGCAGTtcatcatattacagcacatcTGCACCTAAAGCCGAGCTGCTCATCAAGATGAAGGATATGCAGGAACATCTGAATCAGCAAGACTTGGATGATGATCTCGACTTGGATCTCTCCAACAAAAAGGTACTCACTGTCAGGTGCTGATTTTCTCTGATATTCAGACTTTTGTTTTATCATCTCATCATGAAGGTGCTTCATTTGTGATTTTTGTGTTGATGTAGCAAGAGTTGATGGTCAGTTTAAGCAGGAAGCTGCAGGTGTTGCGTGAGGCAAGGGCGAGTCTACAGGAGGACATTCAGGATAATAACGTTCTGGGTGAGGAGGTGGAGACCACCGTGCGCTCTGTCTGCAGACCCAATGAACTGGAGAAGTTCTGCATGTTTGTGGGAGATCTGGATAAAGTGGTGAGTCTCCTGCTGTCGCTGTCGGGCAGACTGGCTCGTGTGGAGAACGCTCTGGATTACCTGGACGATGGGACGTCAGCTGATGAGAAGGTAATTGAGATGTTTAGACTAtgacatcaacatctaataaacTTATGTTAGCATAACTGATGTCATACTGTACTTTCAGCAAACTTTGATGGAGAAGCGCAAACTGCTGATTCGTCAACATGAAGATGCTAAAGAGCTGAAAGAAAACTTGGACCGAAGA from Paramisgurnus dabryanus chromosome 14, PD_genome_1.1, whole genome shotgun sequence encodes:
- the shroom2b gene encoding protein Shroom2; protein product: MEIKSAVDSGVLSEEDHEDEDDVIVFVELMLSGGSPWGFTVRGGLEYHEPLIITKVEDGSRAALGRLQIGDEIVSVNSVLLSGYRQEAIGLVKRSYKNLYLGIKRRNESSCRPQSWHSKSTDNLNTDIPKSEADPAAESSWQTKYDAGSHSKDYTSCWGQANLRQVSCQFSSVGNMESVEPLPHAFSKESQSDKPKAGADNPVVERGLGKPTSAYSALLSGKTDHGAPRGMTSTESMFYRGSPNELGVTNDCHKYLQIPMSTGGRVSPSMEEHTGFKFSPTGRSNLGPVWHVPEKKLSTAQDPLAPPPPLRSDSFTATRVHEKSLVGTFPEGRSVYSQQKPHCRSVDQQFENIHTNERGCEARHTYNPPPKKDFLHPYLSVEDYNPKQLNPNKLLSLSSTDVRQGQNPFTYEVLHQRQHSDESPFSMYPSTACTSKTQSVGNYYLSLQHLPTNSGNQNQSRTSTAFDHNHEGQAHFRYYCITAQQPSLESSTITQVWKGDERRTEAGSTQSVTDKSVVGSQKVIKTKCPQHYLTLHENKLHGTATCPGPKYVISKSRSGERERDKEKKSKNGIGTQELFMHEPNHQTEQKKNISTHHQDSPWISKQEEKICPHKTPLLYSLTQESKKMAEKSLVTAKGGVRQESDSIGGKLERRSDRYATTLRNEIQQKKAQLQKSRSAANLICSNEIEEDSVVWKSNETSTSSSDGSFTNTYKDHLKEAQAKVLKATSFMRKDLEFFGNETLTGQPPKNFGCVHGQLTRIGGRKRFSMDKKMRSFSEPEKINEVGVEDKAVGSFADRYKFFEGSCKPNFQKPILKQSLLSPREDHNERKTTLTRDNEKISKASFKQSKSNDSYLNIQEQQRLGTFAEYEATWNMLKNPLERRTTGRYHSAENILDSGMEESSGTMCVHERSRSSPCADIHAEKISLPPTLTPLESPSVHKDQKESYVSREQGPFSISEPVTLSTLKNEAVDTLHSSNQRLRPDSRELTRLSSHHLQVPVSKQKVPKNKGPEPQTSRPDTPTQLEIPCPSRTTQAAQPIAQGISAVRFRPASPEPTQTPHSFCSSLYRTEPLEREMCLTTVPEDGQKSESREAVLGHSSMSPQQNLDLSKSPSNRKCSPSPLLFLESLPDEPPVQKTDSHSCKLKETSEKSTAEQIVPIQIFCSENDSEKESRNYLQHGESSGGHEVSTTSRMKNSKTEQSSSEQQTNDETESLDTEPNRTSDPAEHSAEDLKREELARDIMGKDKSLADILDQSKMKTTMDLMEGIFPHGEQLLEGAQQRKKSTVKQTATKNTLQRVEESLASSVTLLSSSSYYSTSAPKAELLIKMKDMQEHLNQQDLDDDLDLDLSNKKQELMVSLSRKLQVLREARASLQEDIQDNNVLGEEVETTVRSVCRPNELEKFCMFVGDLDKVVSLLLSLSGRLARVENALDYLDDGTSADEKQTLMEKRKLLIRQHEDAKELKENLDRRERLVYDILTGYLSEEHLADYQYFVKMKSALIIEQRKLEDKIKLGEEQLKCLKDSLPLDQRLLY